The following are encoded in a window of Salinibacter ruber DSM 13855 genomic DNA:
- the rpsK gene encoding 30S ribosomal protein S11 yields MADGDDRGGKRTPQKKNVVVESNGRAYVKATFNNVIVTLTDQYGNTISWASAGKMGFKGSRKNTPYAAQKAGESAANEAYELGLRRVDVYVKGPGSGREGAIRAMSESGLEVASIRDVTPLPHNGCRPPKRRRV; encoded by the coding sequence ATGGCTGACGGAGACGATCGAGGGGGCAAGCGCACGCCCCAAAAGAAAAATGTTGTCGTTGAATCCAACGGTCGGGCGTACGTGAAGGCCACGTTCAACAACGTCATCGTGACGTTGACCGACCAGTACGGGAACACCATCTCGTGGGCGAGTGCCGGCAAGATGGGCTTCAAGGGAAGCCGCAAAAACACGCCCTACGCCGCCCAGAAGGCCGGGGAGTCTGCGGCCAACGAAGCCTACGAACTGGGCCTCCGGCGCGTGGACGTGTACGTGAAAGGACCGGGGTCGGGACGAGAGGGGGCAATCCGGGCCATGTCCGAGTCCGGGCTGGAAGTGGCGAGCATCCGCGACGTGACGCCGCTTCCCCACAACGGCTGCCGCCCTCCGAAGCGCCGCCGCGTCTGA
- the rpsD gene encoding 30S ribosomal protein S4: MARYRGPKQKIARRFKEPIFGPSKALERKPYPPGQHGQSRRRRESEYAVQLKEKQKTKYTYGLLERQFKNLFDKASRMQGVTGEKLLILLEARLDNTVFRMGIARTRRQARQFVAHRHIMVNDEVVDIPSYEMSPDDVVSVKPSSQDLEVIQTNVEHRQRTFSWLEMDRQEMKGKFIDYPNREEIPENIDEQLIVELYSK, encoded by the coding sequence ATGGCTCGCTACAGAGGTCCGAAGCAAAAAATCGCCCGACGCTTCAAGGAGCCCATCTTTGGGCCCTCCAAGGCGTTGGAGCGAAAGCCATACCCGCCCGGGCAGCACGGCCAGTCGCGCCGGCGACGGGAGAGCGAATACGCCGTGCAGCTGAAGGAGAAGCAGAAGACGAAATACACCTACGGGCTGCTTGAGCGTCAATTCAAGAACCTGTTCGACAAGGCGTCCCGCATGCAGGGCGTGACGGGCGAAAAGCTTCTGATCCTGCTGGAGGCCCGCCTCGATAATACGGTCTTCCGGATGGGCATTGCCCGGACGCGTCGCCAGGCCCGCCAGTTTGTGGCGCACCGCCACATCATGGTCAACGACGAGGTCGTGGACATCCCGTCCTACGAGATGTCCCCGGACGACGTCGTGTCCGTGAAGCCGAGCAGTCAGGACCTCGAGGTGATCCAGACGAACGTGGAGCATCGGCAACGGACCTTCTCCTGGCTGGAGATGGACCGTCAGGAGATGAAGGGGAAGTTCATCGACTATCCGAACCGGGAAGAGATTCCCGAAAACATCGACGAGCAGCTCATCGTCGAGCTCTACTCGAAGTAG
- a CDS encoding DNA-directed RNA polymerase subunit alpha, whose amino-acid sequence MSNHGLQMPEGVHVEEVSDSEGQFVMGPLERGYGVTIGNALRRVLLSSLRGLAITAVKIDGVQHEFSTIPGVTEDVADLILNLKEVRFKADEMQEGHLHLNLEGPGNWTAADIDEATAEYDVLNPDQHVATLAEDAVVNVDLRVGYGRGYVPSEENKREDDPIGVIAIDSIFTPIKNVNYEVKPTRVGQKIDYEELLLDVETDGSLTPEEAITQGASILRDHVSFFIQLEEEPEPVVEEQEVDEEVKRIRELLAQPVDELDLSVRSHNCLKAANIKTIGDLVRREEDEMLKFRNFGRKSLQELVEVLDERGLQFGMDVEEYLEEKKAS is encoded by the coding sequence ATGAGTAACCACGGGCTTCAGATGCCGGAAGGCGTCCACGTTGAGGAGGTCTCCGATTCCGAAGGTCAATTCGTCATGGGGCCGCTCGAACGCGGCTACGGCGTGACCATCGGAAACGCCCTCCGTCGCGTGTTGCTGTCGTCCCTGCGCGGCCTCGCCATCACGGCCGTCAAGATCGACGGCGTCCAGCACGAGTTTTCGACCATTCCGGGCGTCACCGAAGACGTGGCCGACCTGATCTTGAACCTGAAAGAAGTGCGGTTCAAGGCGGATGAGATGCAGGAGGGACATCTCCACCTGAACCTCGAAGGGCCCGGCAATTGGACGGCCGCCGACATCGACGAGGCCACCGCGGAGTATGATGTTTTGAATCCCGATCAGCACGTCGCAACCCTCGCCGAAGACGCCGTCGTCAACGTGGATCTCCGGGTCGGATACGGCCGTGGATACGTTCCGTCCGAGGAGAACAAGCGGGAGGACGACCCGATCGGCGTCATTGCGATCGACTCGATCTTTACCCCGATCAAGAACGTCAACTACGAGGTCAAGCCGACCCGTGTGGGGCAGAAGATCGACTACGAGGAGCTGCTCCTGGACGTGGAGACCGACGGGTCCCTTACGCCGGAGGAGGCGATCACACAGGGGGCCTCGATCCTCCGGGACCACGTTAGCTTCTTCATTCAGCTGGAGGAGGAGCCCGAGCCGGTCGTGGAGGAGCAGGAGGTCGACGAGGAGGTCAAGCGCATCCGCGAGCTGCTCGCGCAGCCGGTCGACGAGCTCGACCTGTCGGTGCGCTCGCACAACTGCCTCAAGGCAGCCAACATCAAGACCATCGGGGACCTTGTGCGTCGCGAGGAGGACGAGATGCTCAAGTTCCGCAACTTCGGGCGCAAGTCCCTTCAGGAGCTCGTGGAGGTCCTCGATGAGCGCGGGCTTCAGTTTGGCATGGACGTGGAGGAGTACCTCGAAGAGAAGAAAGCGTCCTAG
- the rplQ gene encoding 50S ribosomal protein L17 yields MRHRKKGKKIGRTASHRKRTLQSLSNALIENKSITTTVAKAKALRPFVEPLITRAKEDTQHNRREVFRHLQSNDAIDELFGEVSERVGDRPGGYTRIIKLGQRSGDGAELALIELVDYNDVPPADTGQGGSGGTRRGSGKGRRTSTEEEQADASSSGDSSDEESESVEEDEATAEEASADAEQGEAEEEEESEEDNT; encoded by the coding sequence ATGCGACACCGCAAGAAAGGAAAAAAGATCGGGCGCACGGCGTCCCACCGCAAGCGCACCCTGCAGTCCCTCTCCAATGCGCTGATCGAGAACAAGAGCATCACCACGACCGTGGCGAAGGCGAAGGCCCTGCGCCCGTTCGTGGAACCGCTGATCACGCGGGCCAAGGAGGACACGCAGCACAACCGCCGAGAGGTCTTCCGGCACCTCCAGAGCAACGACGCGATTGACGAACTCTTCGGTGAGGTGTCCGAGCGCGTGGGCGACCGGCCCGGCGGGTACACGCGAATCATCAAGCTCGGGCAGCGCTCCGGCGACGGCGCCGAGCTCGCCCTGATCGAGCTCGTCGACTACAACGACGTTCCCCCGGCCGATACCGGACAGGGCGGATCCGGAGGGACGCGCCGAGGAAGTGGAAAGGGGCGTCGTACGTCAACCGAGGAGGAGCAGGCCGACGCCTCCTCGTCGGGCGATTCGTCCGATGAAGAATCGGAGTCCGTGGAGGAGGACGAGGCCACCGCGGAGGAGGCGTCCGCCGACGCCGAGCAGGGTGAGGCCGAGGAAGAGGAGGAATCCGAAGAGGACAACACCTAG
- a CDS encoding RelA/SpoT family protein: MIQASAVPQKSEIEIDPKYEERLEELLLCCRTHLPTVDENMIRRAFRLSYWAHRNDWRESGEKYVSHPLRVATIVARDIGLDDTSVAAALLHDVVEDTELSLDLIRDEFGDTMATIIDGLTKIEGVFSSQKLGQAENVRKLMLSMASDLRVILVKFADRLHNMRTIEALPKKKQLQKASETQELFAPLAHRFGLFKIKSELEDLSFKVLDPEAYTHIVDRLEEMAEQREAYIAGFIEPLAEHLEEEGFEFDIKGRVKNVYSIHRKMERKNKPIDEIYDIFAIRVILQSGGRKGKEDCWRVYSLVTDLYKPLPERFRDFISVPKSNGYQSLHTTVFGPGGRRVEVQVRTQEMHEVAERGVAAHWKYKEGTENVDEEMERFLEWVRDLLENPEPEEATEFVKEFRLNLYDEEIYVFTPQGDLLTLPQGATPVDFAFKVHTEVGMQCLGAKVNGKMVPLSQELESGDQVEVITSEKQNPSPDWINFVVTHKARSRIRKWTNEERRKAVELGKEIWGKTKDQADLEISDQDLQEVAHELKFPDLQQLFYEIGKGLYDPDELVDYIKGNTQTEEKTVEEFDEESLREQYEQFLDAAQETEKQALVIDGEVQKDLAVNYASCCNPIPGDEVFGFVSKTGTVNIHRSNCRNASDLLVNKADRILDVDWSHQKDVQFVAALRLMGEDRVGMVNDITTVISKNLKTNIRSITIDTEDGIFSGTIMLHVSDLEHLQRLIERLKRIDGIQGVYRFKE, from the coding sequence ATGATTCAGGCGTCGGCCGTCCCGCAGAAGAGCGAGATCGAGATCGATCCGAAGTATGAGGAGCGTCTCGAGGAGCTGCTGTTGTGCTGCCGGACCCATCTTCCCACCGTCGACGAAAACATGATTCGCCGGGCCTTCCGGCTGAGCTACTGGGCCCACCGCAACGACTGGCGCGAGTCGGGGGAGAAGTACGTCAGCCATCCGCTTCGGGTGGCAACCATCGTGGCCCGGGACATTGGGCTCGACGACACCAGCGTGGCGGCCGCGCTGCTTCACGACGTGGTGGAGGACACCGAGCTCTCCCTGGACCTCATTCGGGATGAGTTTGGGGACACCATGGCGACCATCATCGACGGGCTCACGAAGATCGAGGGCGTCTTCAGCAGCCAGAAGCTCGGCCAGGCCGAAAACGTCCGCAAGCTGATGCTCTCGATGGCGTCGGACCTCCGCGTCATCCTGGTCAAGTTTGCGGACCGGCTCCACAACATGCGCACCATCGAGGCGCTCCCGAAGAAGAAGCAGCTCCAAAAGGCCAGTGAGACGCAGGAGCTGTTCGCGCCCCTCGCCCACCGGTTCGGGCTGTTCAAGATCAAAAGCGAGCTGGAGGATCTCAGCTTTAAGGTCCTGGACCCCGAGGCGTATACCCACATCGTGGACCGGCTCGAAGAGATGGCCGAGCAGCGGGAGGCCTACATCGCCGGGTTTATTGAACCGCTCGCGGAGCACCTGGAGGAGGAAGGGTTTGAGTTCGACATCAAGGGGCGGGTCAAGAACGTCTACTCCATTCACCGCAAGATGGAGCGGAAGAATAAGCCGATCGATGAGATCTATGACATCTTCGCGATCCGGGTGATCCTGCAGAGCGGCGGCCGGAAGGGAAAGGAGGATTGCTGGCGCGTCTACTCGCTGGTGACCGACCTGTACAAGCCGCTCCCCGAACGCTTCCGCGACTTCATCTCGGTGCCGAAGTCGAACGGATACCAGAGCCTGCATACGACCGTTTTCGGGCCGGGGGGGCGCCGGGTGGAGGTCCAGGTTCGGACGCAGGAGATGCACGAGGTGGCCGAGCGGGGGGTGGCCGCGCACTGGAAGTACAAGGAGGGGACGGAAAACGTGGACGAGGAGATGGAGCGCTTCCTGGAGTGGGTGCGTGACCTCCTCGAGAACCCGGAGCCGGAAGAGGCCACGGAGTTTGTCAAGGAGTTTCGGCTCAACCTCTACGACGAGGAGATTTACGTCTTTACGCCGCAGGGCGACCTGCTCACGCTTCCGCAGGGGGCCACGCCGGTCGACTTTGCGTTCAAGGTGCACACGGAGGTGGGGATGCAGTGCCTCGGCGCGAAGGTGAACGGGAAGATGGTGCCGCTCTCGCAGGAACTGGAGAGTGGGGACCAGGTCGAGGTGATCACGTCCGAGAAGCAGAACCCCAGCCCGGACTGGATCAACTTCGTCGTGACCCACAAGGCACGGAGCCGCATTCGGAAGTGGACGAACGAGGAGCGGCGCAAGGCCGTGGAGCTGGGCAAGGAGATCTGGGGCAAGACGAAGGACCAGGCGGACCTCGAGATCAGCGACCAGGACCTGCAGGAGGTGGCCCACGAGCTCAAATTCCCCGACCTCCAGCAGTTGTTTTACGAGATTGGGAAGGGGCTTTACGACCCGGATGAGCTCGTCGATTACATAAAGGGCAACACCCAGACGGAAGAGAAGACCGTCGAGGAGTTCGACGAAGAGTCGCTCCGGGAGCAGTACGAGCAGTTTCTCGACGCGGCGCAGGAGACCGAGAAACAGGCCCTCGTTATCGACGGGGAGGTGCAGAAAGACCTGGCGGTCAACTACGCCTCCTGTTGCAACCCGATCCCCGGAGACGAGGTGTTCGGCTTCGTCAGCAAGACGGGCACGGTGAACATTCACCGCTCCAATTGCCGCAACGCGTCGGACCTGCTCGTCAACAAGGCCGATCGCATCCTAGACGTCGACTGGAGCCACCAGAAGGACGTCCAGTTTGTCGCGGCGCTGCGCCTCATGGGCGAGGACCGGGTGGGGATGGTAAACGACATTACGACGGTCATCTCCAAAAACCTGAAGACGAACATCCGGTCCATCACGATCGACACCGAGGACGGCATTTTCTCAGGAACGATCATGCTCCACGTCTCGGACCTGGAGCACCTGCAGCGCCTCATTGAGCGCCTCAAGCGCATCGACGGCATTCAGGGGGTGTACCGGTTCAAAGAGTAG
- a CDS encoding HU family DNA-binding protein, producing MADQVDTATKEDVARRVANIQECPLYEAKEQVRSVLTALGDLMIEADPERRIELRNFGVFEVKKTKAKPTARNPKTNEPMFVPSRRKTLFRPGKRVEEVLKTPLRELGYEVPEGSAERDDGEADDE from the coding sequence ATGGCAGACCAAGTCGATACGGCAACGAAGGAAGACGTGGCCCGCCGCGTCGCCAACATCCAGGAGTGTCCCCTCTACGAAGCCAAAGAGCAGGTCCGGTCCGTCCTCACGGCCCTGGGCGATCTCATGATTGAGGCGGACCCGGAGCGGCGGATTGAGCTTCGGAACTTCGGGGTGTTTGAGGTGAAGAAGACGAAGGCCAAGCCGACGGCCCGCAATCCCAAGACCAACGAGCCGATGTTCGTGCCCAGCCGGCGCAAGACCCTGTTTCGGCCCGGCAAGCGGGTGGAGGAGGTGCTGAAAACGCCGCTCCGCGAGCTGGGCTACGAGGTGCCGGAGGGGAGTGCGGAACGAGACGACGGCGAGGCGGACGACGAGTAG
- the ruvX gene encoding Holliday junction resolvase RuvX has translation MSTLSSEARVVGIDVGTKRVGVAVADPLRLFAQPHGTYAPDEALDVLQALRDADGIARIVVGWPLTEEGTAEEATEMVEAYVERIREALGTVEVAREDERYTSEIAKDLLREAGVSQPGRYDKGRVDAAAAAVILQGFLNRTG, from the coding sequence GTGAGCACACTCTCATCAGAGGCCCGCGTCGTAGGGATCGACGTCGGCACGAAGCGCGTCGGCGTGGCCGTGGCCGATCCCCTGCGCCTCTTCGCCCAGCCCCACGGCACCTACGCGCCGGACGAGGCCCTCGATGTGCTCCAGGCGCTGCGGGACGCGGACGGCATCGCCCGCATTGTCGTGGGCTGGCCGCTCACCGAAGAGGGCACCGCAGAGGAGGCCACGGAGATGGTGGAGGCGTACGTGGAGCGCATCCGCGAGGCCCTGGGCACCGTGGAGGTCGCCCGGGAAGATGAGCGCTACACCTCCGAGATTGCGAAAGATCTCCTCCGAGAAGCGGGGGTAAGCCAGCCGGGGCGGTACGACAAGGGCCGCGTCGACGCGGCCGCCGCGGCGGTCATTCTGCAGGGGTTCCTGAACCGCACGGGGTAG
- a CDS encoding DUF72 domain-containing protein has translation MSTASIDDRRTTVDAYDFRGIHPHVRFGTASNRYGGWIGQIYPPERYADQVSTRSRKMGGETFTERRVPIESVRDYFEHFEVLELDFTFYRPLLEENDERGSNYHVLSNYAEHAPADASFLVKAPQKFFARTLRRDGQFVDNPSFLDAEGYVSTFHEPALDILGDRLDGIIFQQEYQRVADSPRPDENVRQLDDFFAALPDAPQPHIELRSEHLLRGPYFDWLAERGLGHVFSHWTWLPPLRRQWSMSGERLTAADGQVVTRLLTPRDTKYAEAYATAHPFEEPVAELSETEQAHDMVLDVTALAFRAKAQNATLNVIANNRAWGNAPDLNRTVAHRILDHVEGSE, from the coding sequence ATGAGCACGGCTTCGATCGACGACCGCCGCACCACAGTCGACGCGTACGACTTTCGGGGCATACACCCGCACGTCCGCTTCGGCACGGCCAGCAACCGATACGGCGGCTGGATCGGCCAGATCTACCCCCCCGAGCGGTACGCCGATCAGGTGTCAACCCGGTCCCGCAAGATGGGCGGCGAGACCTTTACGGAACGACGCGTGCCCATCGAGTCGGTGCGCGACTACTTCGAGCACTTTGAGGTGCTCGAGCTCGACTTCACCTTTTACCGTCCGCTGCTGGAGGAAAACGACGAGCGAGGCTCCAACTACCACGTCCTCTCGAACTACGCCGAGCACGCCCCCGCCGACGCCTCGTTCCTGGTCAAGGCCCCCCAGAAGTTCTTTGCCCGTACCCTCCGCCGGGACGGACAGTTCGTCGACAATCCCAGCTTTCTCGACGCTGAGGGATACGTGAGCACCTTCCACGAGCCGGCCCTCGACATCCTGGGCGATCGGCTGGACGGAATCATTTTCCAGCAGGAATACCAGCGCGTGGCCGACAGTCCTCGCCCCGACGAGAACGTCCGCCAGCTCGACGACTTCTTTGCGGCCCTCCCCGATGCCCCGCAGCCCCACATCGAGCTGCGCTCGGAGCACCTCCTGCGCGGCCCCTACTTCGACTGGCTCGCCGAGCGCGGGCTGGGGCACGTCTTTAGCCACTGGACCTGGCTGCCGCCCCTGCGCCGGCAGTGGTCCATGAGCGGCGAGCGGCTGACCGCGGCCGACGGGCAGGTCGTGACCCGTCTGCTTACCCCGCGCGATACGAAATACGCGGAAGCCTACGCGACGGCCCATCCCTTCGAAGAGCCCGTCGCCGAGCTCAGCGAGACCGAGCAGGCCCACGACATGGTCCTCGACGTGACGGCGCTGGCGTTCCGGGCCAAGGCCCAAAACGCGACGCTCAACGTGATCGCGAACAACCGGGCCTGGGGCAACGCCCCCGATCTCAACCGGACCGTAGCGCACCGCATCCTGGACCACGTAGAGGGCAGCGAATGA
- a CDS encoding HIT family protein has product MDRMWSPWRSAYVSEANDREPTDDESIFTALLREERDEENLILWRGEHVFVIMNRHPYNSGHLLILPYREVTQYDALNAPEQQALTAALDRCMGWLREAVSPDGFNVGMNLGRAAGAGIPDHLHAHVVPRWDGDTNFMATTANTKVLPEDLQTTYGKLRAAMAPDARDTTKPAAQKPSE; this is encoded by the coding sequence ATGGATCGCATGTGGAGCCCCTGGCGCTCGGCCTACGTGTCGGAGGCCAACGACCGCGAGCCCACCGACGACGAGTCGATTTTCACGGCCCTTCTGCGGGAGGAGCGGGACGAGGAAAACCTCATCCTCTGGCGGGGAGAGCACGTGTTCGTCATCATGAACCGGCATCCCTACAACAGCGGCCACCTCCTCATTCTCCCCTACCGCGAGGTGACGCAGTACGACGCCCTCAACGCCCCCGAGCAACAGGCCCTGACGGCCGCCCTGGACCGGTGCATGGGGTGGCTCCGGGAGGCGGTCTCCCCCGACGGCTTCAACGTCGGGATGAACCTGGGCCGCGCGGCCGGGGCCGGCATTCCGGACCATCTCCACGCCCACGTCGTGCCCCGCTGGGACGGGGACACCAACTTCATGGCCACGACCGCGAACACGAAGGTGCTCCCCGAGGACCTGCAAACCACCTACGGCAAGCTCCGCGCGGCCATGGCCCCCGACGCCCGCGACACGACGAAGCCCGCCGCACAGAAGCCCTCCGAGTGA
- a CDS encoding PHP domain-containing protein, translated as MPDAPVYADLHAHTQCSDGHLAPEALVARAAEQGLQAFAVTDHDTVAGLPAAREAAAAHGLRLVPGVELSTAVDGRGVHLLGYGFDPEHSALTDYLTAFTSRRRERLRQMVRRLADRGVDVSSNTVEQHVGTSAAPGRPHLARALAAEGHVENYREAFEQYLGTDRPAYVPAPTRPAGDAIDAVHAAGGVAVLAHPGQWTPSPVRRALREQGLDGIECHAASHPAYLVDYYRKICRAHDLLITGGSDYHGGPEAEGDAPGTVGLTRGQWERFRDAAL; from the coding sequence ATGCCCGACGCACCAGTCTACGCCGACCTCCACGCCCACACCCAGTGCTCCGATGGGCATCTCGCGCCGGAGGCACTCGTAGCGCGGGCGGCCGAGCAGGGCCTTCAGGCGTTCGCCGTGACGGACCACGACACTGTAGCGGGCCTTCCGGCGGCCCGTGAGGCGGCAGCGGCCCATGGCTTGCGGCTCGTGCCCGGCGTCGAGCTCAGCACGGCGGTGGACGGTCGGGGGGTACACCTTCTCGGCTACGGGTTTGATCCGGAGCATTCGGCCCTCACCGATTACCTGACGGCCTTCACCTCGCGCCGCCGAGAACGTCTCCGGCAGATGGTTCGGCGGCTCGCGGACCGCGGCGTCGATGTCTCCAGCAATACGGTCGAACAGCACGTCGGGACGAGCGCAGCGCCGGGCCGTCCCCATTTGGCCCGGGCCCTGGCGGCGGAGGGGCATGTTGAGAACTACCGCGAGGCGTTTGAGCAGTACTTAGGCACGGACCGACCGGCGTACGTGCCGGCGCCGACACGGCCTGCGGGGGACGCCATCGATGCGGTGCACGCCGCGGGGGGCGTCGCGGTGCTGGCGCATCCCGGCCAGTGGACGCCGAGCCCTGTGCGCCGGGCCCTTCGTGAACAGGGACTGGACGGCATCGAATGCCATGCCGCGAGCCACCCCGCGTACCTCGTCGACTACTACCGGAAGATCTGCCGGGCCCACGATCTACTGATAACTGGGGGCTCCGACTACCACGGTGGGCCGGAGGCGGAGGGCGATGCCCCCGGCACCGTGGGC